A genomic window from Spiroplasma helicoides includes:
- a CDS encoding type III pantothenate kinase — translation MSILMIDVGNTTVDFRIWDQAKNELSNLMRPKTKDDEYKSSSRIKNLLKENNVTVSEIIYVSVVPEWNDVIRALGQSIDVPIYNLRNVVDISNYQFALDDVNKLGADFLSNFIGALNTYNLENGLVLSLGTASTIFVVQDKKFIGTSISPGLETSLDGLINMASLLKNNTYNKSNKLVGKNTVDSINIGSFNGHFYMVTGLVDFFKKHFKVDKVIFTGGISNLFIKEIKELGYIFDEKLIFEGLIEVFKNIKKG, via the coding sequence ATGAGCATTTTAATGATTGATGTAGGAAACACAACTGTTGATTTTAGAATATGAGATCAAGCAAAAAATGAGCTATCAAATTTAATGAGACCAAAAACTAAAGATGATGAGTATAAATCATCTTCAAGAATTAAAAACTTATTAAAAGAAAACAATGTTACTGTTTCTGAAATAATTTATGTTTCTGTTGTCCCAGAGTGAAATGATGTAATAAGAGCATTAGGACAAAGTATAGATGTACCAATATATAATTTAAGAAATGTTGTTGATATTAGCAACTATCAATTTGCACTAGATGATGTTAATAAACTTGGAGCTGATTTTTTATCAAATTTTATTGGAGCATTAAACACTTATAACTTAGAAAATGGACTAGTACTATCTCTAGGGACCGCATCAACAATTTTTGTGGTTCAAGATAAAAAGTTTATTGGAACAAGTATCTCTCCAGGATTGGAAACTTCGCTTGATGGATTGATTAATATGGCTTCTCTTTTAAAAAATAATACTTACAATAAATCAAATAAACTAGTAGGTAAAAATACTGTGGATTCAATAAATATAGGTTCATTTAATGGACACTTCTATATGGTAACTGGTTTAGTTGATTTTTTTAAAAAACATTTCAAAGTAGATAAAGTTATTTTTACAGGGGGAATATCAAATTTATTTATAAAAGAAATTAAAGAACTTGGATATATTTTTGATGAAAAGTTAATATTTGAAGGCTTGATTGAAGTTTTTAAAAATATAAAAAAGGGTTAA
- the guaA gene encoding glutamine-hydrolyzing GMP synthase: protein MNNTQIIILDYGSQYTQLLSRRVRELGVFSEVINFNIKAEEVKKYKNLKGIILSGGPSSVYLNDAYSIDKAIFDLNIPILGVCYGMQLIAETFGGKVELADTQEFGKAVLYLDKKENKLFKNVDDKKQVWMSHADHLTKMPDNFEKIAHSDSSIAAIANSDKSIYGVQFHCEVTHSEQGTQMLENFVFGICFAVKDWNMDKFIEQKIEEIKTTVQKDDVILGLSGGVDSSVAAALISKSIGKKLTCIFVDTGLLRKDEAKKVMETYTKQFDMNIKLVDASERFYKALEGVKDPEDKRKIIGKNFVDVFNEQAKIMKGAKFLAQGTIYPDVIESSSKDHSSKTIKSHHNVGGLPQDLKFTLLEPLRTLFKDEVREVGRKLGLSDLVVNRHPFPGPGLGVRIINEVTKEKADILREVDDIFINKLLEHNLYDKVSQAFATILPVKTVGVMGDNRTYDYVVALRSVNTIDFMTATATHLPWEFLDEVTNLIINKVKGVNRVVYDITSKPPGTIEWE from the coding sequence ATGAACAATACACAGATTATTATTTTAGACTACGGTAGTCAATACACGCAACTTTTATCAAGAAGAGTTAGAGAACTAGGGGTATTTAGTGAAGTTATAAATTTTAATATAAAAGCTGAAGAGGTTAAAAAGTACAAAAATTTAAAAGGAATAATTTTATCAGGAGGTCCTTCTAGTGTTTACTTAAATGATGCTTATAGTATTGATAAAGCAATTTTTGACTTAAACATCCCAATATTAGGGGTGTGTTATGGAATGCAACTTATTGCAGAAACTTTTGGTGGTAAAGTTGAACTAGCAGATACTCAAGAATTTGGAAAAGCTGTTCTATACTTAGACAAAAAAGAAAATAAGCTATTTAAAAATGTCGATGATAAAAAGCAAGTTTGAATGAGTCATGCAGATCATTTGACTAAAATGCCTGATAATTTTGAAAAAATAGCGCACTCTGATTCTTCTATTGCAGCAATTGCAAATTCAGATAAATCGATTTATGGTGTTCAATTTCATTGTGAAGTTACTCATAGTGAACAAGGTACACAAATGCTTGAAAACTTTGTTTTTGGTATTTGTTTTGCTGTTAAGGATTGAAACATGGATAAATTCATTGAGCAAAAAATTGAAGAAATTAAAACAACAGTTCAAAAGGATGATGTAATTCTTGGGTTAAGTGGTGGAGTTGATTCATCGGTTGCAGCAGCTCTTATATCAAAATCAATTGGTAAAAAATTAACTTGTATTTTTGTAGATACTGGACTCTTAAGAAAAGATGAAGCTAAAAAAGTTATGGAAACATACACTAAGCAATTTGACATGAATATAAAGTTGGTTGACGCAAGTGAAAGATTTTATAAAGCTTTAGAAGGTGTCAAAGATCCAGAAGATAAAAGAAAAATTATAGGTAAAAATTTTGTTGATGTTTTTAATGAACAAGCCAAAATTATGAAAGGGGCTAAATTTTTAGCACAAGGAACAATTTATCCAGATGTGATTGAGTCTTCTTCAAAAGATCATAGTTCTAAAACTATAAAATCACATCATAATGTTGGAGGACTACCACAAGACTTAAAATTTACACTTCTTGAACCATTAAGAACTCTTTTCAAAGATGAAGTTAGAGAAGTTGGGAGAAAATTAGGACTAAGTGATTTGGTGGTAAATAGACACCCATTTCCTGGACCTGGATTAGGTGTAAGAATAATAAACGAAGTTACAAAAGAAAAAGCAGATATCTTAAGAGAAGTAGATGATATTTTTATTAATAAATTATTAGAACACAATCTTTATGATAAAGTGAGCCAAGCTTTTGCAACGATTTTACCAGTTAAAACTGTGGGAGTAATGGGAGATAATAGAACTTATGATTATGTTGTTGCTTTAAGAAGTGTTAATACCATTGATTTTATGACAGCAACCGCGACTCATCTTCCATGAGAATTTTTAGATGAAGTTACAAATCTAATAATTAATAAGGTTAAAGGTGTTAACAGGGTTGTTTATGATATAACATCAAAACCGCCAGGAACAATTGAATGAGAATAA
- the coaD gene encoding pantetheine-phosphate adenylyltransferase, giving the protein MIAIYPGSFNPFHEGHLDILKKALNLFSKIYIVVSKNILKDSNPDLKQRINSIVDLTKHYNNCEVILNENKLTADIAKELDAKFLIRGVRNIEDFKYEVELADANKFLNKDLETIIFISDSDRREISSTRLKEIEEYKRRG; this is encoded by the coding sequence ATGATAGCAATATATCCTGGAAGTTTTAATCCTTTTCATGAAGGTCATCTAGATATATTAAAAAAAGCTTTAAATTTGTTTTCAAAAATATACATAGTTGTTAGTAAAAATATTTTAAAAGACTCAAATCCTGATTTAAAACAAAGAATTAATAGTATTGTTGATTTAACAAAACATTATAATAATTGTGAAGTTATTTTAAATGAAAATAAATTAACTGCAGATATTGCAAAAGAACTTGATGCAAAGTTTTTGATAAGAGGTGTAAGAAATATTGAAGACTTTAAGTATGAAGTAGAACTTGCAGATGCAAACAAATTTTTAAACAAAGATTTAGAAACGATCATATTTATATCTGATTCTGATAGAAGAGAAATATCGTCAACAAGACTAAAAGAAATAGAAGAATATAAAAGAAGGGGTTAA
- the pflA gene encoding pyruvate formate-lyase-activating protein, whose amino-acid sequence MEHNKDPRVGYYSSMESFGAVDGPGIRLVIFLQGCLLRCKYCHNPEALAFTKDKPITVDEVLAIYNKNKSFYKNGGITLSGGEATTQIDFCIELFKEAKKLGINTCLDTCFGTYQDIPLVQEKWLELLKYTDTTLADLKHIDNEKHIALTSKPNTNILQAIKFLDDHNAKMWVRHVLVPGWTDDREDLLKLGQFLASLKNMQRLEMLPYHNMMIPKYESLKMKFYLKDVVPPTKEYVAECLKIIKEGMQKAKGL is encoded by the coding sequence ATGGAACACAATAAAGATCCAAGAGTTGGTTATTATAGTAGTATGGAAAGTTTTGGGGCAGTTGATGGCCCAGGGATTAGGTTAGTTATTTTTTTACAAGGTTGTTTATTGAGATGTAAATATTGTCACAATCCTGAGGCATTAGCTTTTACAAAGGATAAACCCATAACTGTTGATGAAGTTTTAGCAATATATAATAAAAACAAAAGTTTTTATAAAAATGGAGGAATTACTCTTTCTGGTGGTGAAGCAACAACTCAAATCGATTTTTGTATTGAGTTATTTAAAGAAGCTAAAAAATTAGGTATAAATACTTGTTTAGATACTTGTTTTGGTACTTATCAAGATATTCCATTAGTCCAAGAAAAATGACTTGAGCTATTGAAATATACTGACACAACTTTAGCTGACTTAAAACATATTGATAATGAGAAACATATTGCATTAACATCAAAACCAAATACAAATATTTTACAAGCAATTAAGTTTTTAGATGATCATAATGCTAAAATGTGAGTTAGGCATGTTTTGGTACCAGGATGAACAGATGATCGTGAAGACTTATTAAAATTAGGACAATTTTTAGCAAGTTTGAAAAACATGCAAAGACTAGAAATGCTACCATATCACAACATGATGATTCCCAAATATGAAAGCTTGAAAATGAAGTTTTATTTAAAAGATGTTGTTCCGCCAACAAAAGAATATGTTGCCGAATGTTTAAAAATCATTAAAGAAGGTATGCAAAAAGCAAAAGGGTTATAA
- a CDS encoding acetate kinase: MILVVNAGSSSIKFKLYDISQKNNPISLVEGLAERIKVDGALTIKMNDKKHQFDDKMDDHLMAVKSILNRFKELKVIENIEDIKGIGFRVVHGGDKIVKPVELTDENKKTIEENIRLAPLHNPGALTAIEAFEKGLPNAKLVGCFDTSFHQTMPEKSFLYTVPYSWYKEYKVRKYGFHGISFDYITEECAKIFNKKKEKLNLIICHLGNGASMCCVKHGQSFDTTMGLTPLAGLMMGTRSGDIDASILQYMAKELNKDVYEITDILNKQSGLLGISEISSDMRDITNEAFHKGENANRAYLTLELYSERVAEYIVKYANHLQGNVDAIVFTAGIGENSSVIRSWAMERVKLMNIEIDKEKNEADYDLYMEISTPNSDVPVFKIRTDEELMICKETLKFLK, translated from the coding sequence ATGATTTTAGTAGTAAATGCAGGAAGTAGTTCAATCAAGTTTAAATTATATGATATAAGTCAAAAAAATAATCCAATTTCATTAGTGGAAGGTTTAGCAGAAAGAATTAAAGTTGATGGAGCATTAACAATTAAAATGAATGATAAAAAACATCAATTTGATGACAAAATGGACGATCACTTAATGGCTGTTAAATCAATTTTAAATCGTTTTAAGGAACTAAAAGTTATTGAAAACATTGAAGATATTAAAGGTATTGGTTTTAGAGTTGTTCACGGTGGAGATAAAATTGTTAAACCTGTTGAATTAACAGATGAAAATAAAAAAACAATTGAAGAAAACATCAGATTAGCCCCTTTACATAATCCAGGAGCATTAACAGCAATTGAAGCTTTTGAAAAAGGTCTTCCAAATGCTAAATTGGTTGGGTGCTTTGATACTTCATTTCACCAAACTATGCCAGAAAAAAGCTTTTTATACACAGTTCCATATTCATGATACAAAGAGTATAAAGTTAGAAAATATGGATTTCACGGTATAAGTTTTGACTATATAACAGAAGAGTGTGCCAAAATTTTTAATAAGAAAAAAGAAAAATTAAACTTAATTATTTGTCACTTAGGTAATGGTGCAAGTATGTGTTGTGTAAAACATGGTCAATCATTTGATACAACTATGGGATTAACACCTCTTGCAGGATTAATGATGGGTACAAGATCAGGAGATATTGATGCTTCAATTCTTCAATATATGGCAAAAGAGTTAAATAAAGATGTTTATGAGATAACTGACATTCTAAATAAACAATCAGGATTGCTTGGAATAAGTGAAATTTCAAGTGATATGAGAGATATTACAAATGAAGCATTTCATAAAGGCGAAAATGCAAACAGAGCTTATTTAACTTTAGAACTTTATTCAGAAAGAGTGGCTGAATACATTGTTAAATATGCAAACCATTTACAAGGAAATGTTGACGCAATTGTATTTACTGCTGGAATTGGTGAAAACTCTTCAGTTATTAGATCTTGAGCTATGGAAAGAGTCAAATTGATGAATATTGAAATTGACAAAGAAAAAAATGAAGCAGACTATGATTTGTATATGGAAATTTCAACACCTAATTCAGACGTTCCTGTTTTCAAAATTAGAACTGATGAAGAGTTAATGATTTGTAAAGAAACTCTTAAATTTTTAAAATAA
- a CDS encoding 2-oxo acid dehydrogenase subunit E2 translates to MVHLRARNLPSKGTLVEWLFTGNNISFGDDFALIKLDDGTDITIKSNYNGLIVKTIKLGSPVKNNSILANIAIGEKEIAKFSKQSEEVVESANTGVVDGIFIPPEVDDSRLQLAESEADQFSGAVVYDKYNQAITPFSTGQEDIVDSREKLEQLEEKDKSMTPDSPMKDRFAQMRANIQNSIKNAPQNKLMGDIPADDLLKMNTTDLLKDDPGNVFGKNAGGGPSKFRQLIQARKEKLLEENQFKEVDGDKHIDAMSKLDEKGRPLIMRNIIASRMEKLNSAGGDPSVLERDIVATKENAILDNDRKSGGVSGLSNQRPQQGYNEYQVNENNYPPKTQRDNGISPDSYVEEQEPEIIDANDYALPGSSIMPKKKPEQLLKEIGNKSNRSYAESKLANLYDINRRWHLIKDSDKRNTIESRKKAVESGLSQEKPKYLVLMEQGKIPKRFFAKVPVQGANGRQVQIAFKDTKQGKKEFESWLRASNLYTSYLEYLRALEEGVSFSSLDDAQHMNLRNSKPWYDSDNEPKEDEIETYTLDDTYEPIQNQQNSFYDEPMKNYQNQQPMQNQQPMQNQQPMQNQQPMQNQQPMQNYQNQQPMQNKQNSFYDEPIQNQQPMQNYQNQQPMQNHQNHQPIQNHQNQQPIQNQQPMQNHQNQQQSFYDEPVNQYQNYSEEVYDKTPKKVQKQLNRSLNDLDGEYRSRTGDPRAEENIAYLQNQINDLQKALIQQNQLNLATQKINNSVPVNGGTDTFSQLMQYVLMQNLMQNLAVGGQKVNSNSDDVKSIIKKEIDNFKYELERSNDRYNDHNEQTNKRKSKNYDNMKTVDFESQKPDETIGYLDFEGQDENKVVSREKVNSNRNSAVKSMILSQNYIPPLTISTEIDMTAILKLKHILKQNQGNIKFSTIAFIAKAISIALEEYPKLNSSYDPETNEVVIKKYHNIGLATETSEGLIIPVLRFVEKLSVKDVAIDIKEMTVRLRAGELFNYETDGSTITIANYGNIGAIQATPTIFYPNAAVIGVGKVVKKPVVVSNEKLAIKAIMHMSLTVDQRIIDAAEAGRFLSKVKEILERPEILTIS, encoded by the coding sequence ATGGTACATTTAAGGGCAAGAAATTTACCTTCAAAAGGAACATTAGTTGAATGACTCTTTACAGGTAATAACATCTCATTTGGAGATGATTTTGCCCTTATTAAATTAGATGATGGTACAGATATAACAATCAAATCAAACTACAATGGTTTAATTGTTAAAACTATCAAATTAGGTAGCCCAGTAAAAAATAACAGTATTCTTGCCAATATAGCCATTGGTGAAAAAGAAATTGCAAAATTTAGTAAACAAAGTGAAGAGGTAGTTGAGTCAGCGAACACTGGAGTTGTTGACGGAATTTTTATTCCCCCAGAAGTAGATGATAGTAGATTACAGTTAGCTGAATCTGAAGCTGATCAATTCTCTGGAGCTGTTGTTTATGATAAATACAATCAAGCAATAACTCCTTTTTCAACAGGTCAAGAAGATATTGTTGATAGTAGAGAAAAGTTGGAACAACTTGAGGAGAAGGATAAATCTATGACACCAGATTCACCAATGAAAGATAGATTTGCTCAAATGAGAGCTAACATCCAAAACTCAATCAAAAATGCACCTCAAAATAAATTAATGGGTGATATTCCAGCTGATGATTTATTAAAAATGAATACAACAGATTTACTTAAAGATGATCCAGGTAATGTTTTTGGGAAAAATGCTGGTGGTGGTCCAAGTAAATTTAGACAATTAATTCAAGCAAGAAAAGAAAAATTGTTAGAAGAAAATCAATTTAAAGAAGTAGATGGCGATAAGCACATTGATGCAATGTCAAAATTGGATGAAAAAGGTCGTCCTTTAATAATGAGAAACATTATAGCTTCTAGAATGGAAAAGCTAAATAGTGCAGGGGGAGACCCTAGTGTTTTAGAAAGAGATATAGTAGCTACAAAAGAAAATGCAATTCTTGACAATGATCGTAAATCAGGGGGGGTGAGTGGCTTGAGTAACCAAAGACCACAACAAGGGTATAATGAATACCAAGTTAATGAAAATAATTACCCACCAAAAACACAAAGAGATAATGGTATTTCACCTGATTCATATGTAGAAGAACAAGAACCTGAAATTATTGATGCAAATGATTATGCTTTGCCAGGAAGTTCAATTATGCCAAAAAAGAAACCAGAGCAATTGCTTAAAGAAATTGGTAATAAAAGCAATAGAAGTTATGCAGAATCAAAACTTGCTAATTTATATGACATAAACCGTAGATGACATTTGATAAAAGATAGTGATAAAAGAAATACTATTGAAAGCAGAAAAAAAGCGGTTGAATCAGGTTTAAGTCAAGAAAAACCAAAATATTTGGTTCTGATGGAGCAAGGTAAAATACCTAAGAGATTTTTTGCAAAAGTTCCAGTTCAAGGTGCTAATGGTAGACAAGTTCAAATTGCTTTTAAAGATACAAAACAAGGTAAAAAAGAATTTGAATCTTGATTAAGAGCAAGTAATTTATATACTTCATATTTAGAATATTTAAGAGCTCTTGAAGAAGGTGTTTCTTTTTCTTCGTTGGATGATGCTCAACATATGAATTTAAGAAACAGTAAACCTTGATATGATTCTGATAATGAACCAAAAGAAGATGAAATTGAAACTTATACATTGGATGATACTTATGAACCAATTCAAAATCAACAAAATAGTTTTTATGATGAACCAATGAAAAACTATCAAAACCAACAACCAATGCAAAACCAACAACCAATGCAAAACCAACAACCAATGCAAAACCAACAACCAATGCAAAATCAACAACCAATGCAAAACTACCAAAACCAACAACCAATGCAAAACAAACAAAATAGTTTTTATGATGAACCAATACAAAACCAACAACCAATGCAAAACTACCAAAACCAACAACCAATGCAAAACCACCAAAACCACCAACCAATACAAAACCACCAAAACCAACAACCAATACAAAACCAACAACCAATGCAAAACCACCAAAATCAACAACAAAGTTTTTATGATGAACCAGTTAATCAATATCAAAATTATTCTGAAGAAGTTTATGATAAAACACCCAAAAAAGTTCAAAAACAATTGAACAGAAGTTTAAATGATTTAGATGGTGAATATAGATCTAGAACTGGGGACCCAAGAGCAGAGGAAAATATTGCTTATTTACAAAATCAAATAAATGATTTACAAAAAGCACTAATTCAGCAAAACCAGCTAAATTTAGCAACACAAAAAATAAATAATTCAGTTCCAGTAAATGGAGGAACCGATACTTTTTCTCAACTGATGCAGTATGTTTTAATGCAAAACTTAATGCAAAACTTAGCTGTTGGTGGTCAAAAAGTAAACTCTAATAGCGATGATGTTAAAAGTATCATAAAAAAAGAGATAGATAATTTTAAATATGAACTAGAAAGATCAAATGATCGATATAACGATCATAATGAACAAACAAATAAAAGAAAATCAAAAAATTATGACAATATGAAAACTGTTGATTTTGAATCTCAAAAACCAGATGAAACAATTGGTTATTTGGATTTTGAAGGTCAAGATGAAAATAAGGTTGTATCTAGAGAAAAAGTTAATTCAAACAGAAACTCAGCTGTTAAATCTATGATTTTATCTCAAAACTACATTCCACCTTTAACAATTTCTACTGAAATTGATATGACTGCTATTTTAAAATTGAAACACATTTTAAAACAAAATCAAGGGAACATAAAATTCTCAACAATTGCTTTCATTGCAAAGGCTATTAGCATTGCATTAGAAGAATATCCAAAATTAAATTCAAGTTATGACCCTGAAACAAATGAAGTTGTTATTAAAAAATACCACAATATTGGATTGGCAACTGAAACAAGTGAGGGATTAATAATACCTGTGCTTAGATTTGTTGAAAAACTTTCAGTTAAAGATGTTGCAATCGACATTAAAGAAATGACTGTCAGATTAAGAGCAGGAGAACTTTTCAATTATGAGACAGATGGAAGCACAATAACTATTGCTAATTATGGTAATATTGGTGCTATCCAAGCAACACCAACAATTTTTTACCCAAACGCAGCTGTTATTGGGGTTGGAAAAGTTGTTAAAAAACCTGTTGTTGTAAGTAATGAAAAATTAGCAATTAAAGCAATTATGCATATGAGTTTAACAGTTGATCAAAGAATTATTGATGCTGCAGAAGCAGGAAGATTTTTATCAAAAGTTAAAGAAATTTTAGAAAGACCTGAAATTTTAACAATTTCATAA
- the pta gene encoding phosphate acetyltransferase, with translation MFSIDNLKKSILKNDKKMKLVFPEGQEPKIVEVANKLQEEGLANVIMLFDAESEIANNIHKDIKTVVVKGNPNQEMVDQILEIRKGRLEKDEAIELVQKRNYYGAMLIYLGRADGMVCGLTYTTADTLRPALQIIKTAENYSIASSVFIMTRGEEQLFFTDCALNVEPNPKHLADIAYMAAEFAEQMDVKNVEVALLSYSTVGSGSGPSVENVAKAVDRLKGMENGKYIFDGEMQFDSAYEKSVRDKKYPNSRLTKARPDVYVFPELNAGNIGYKIAQRMAGFEAAGPFILGLNKPVNDLSRGATLEDIYNTSVVTIYQAIQKGTK, from the coding sequence ATGTTTTCAATAGATAACTTAAAAAAATCAATTTTAAAAAATGATAAAAAAATGAAATTAGTTTTTCCTGAAGGACAAGAACCAAAAATTGTTGAGGTTGCTAACAAACTACAAGAAGAAGGTTTAGCAAATGTTATTATGTTATTTGATGCTGAAAGTGAAATAGCTAATAATATTCATAAAGATATAAAAACAGTTGTTGTTAAAGGAAATCCTAATCAAGAAATGGTTGATCAAATTTTAGAAATCAGAAAAGGAAGACTTGAAAAAGATGAAGCTATTGAGCTTGTTCAAAAAAGAAATTACTATGGAGCAATGCTTATTTATTTAGGACGGGCTGATGGGATGGTTTGTGGTTTAACTTACACAACTGCCGATACTTTAAGACCAGCACTTCAAATTATTAAAACTGCTGAAAATTATTCAATTGCATCATCAGTATTTATTATGACTAGAGGTGAAGAACAATTATTTTTCACAGACTGTGCTTTAAATGTGGAACCAAATCCAAAACACTTAGCAGATATAGCTTACATGGCGGCAGAATTTGCAGAACAAATGGATGTTAAAAATGTTGAGGTAGCACTTCTAAGTTACTCAACAGTAGGTTCAGGATCTGGTCCATCAGTTGAAAATGTAGCAAAAGCAGTTGATAGACTAAAAGGAATGGAAAATGGTAAATACATTTTTGATGGTGAAATGCAATTTGACAGTGCTTATGAAAAAAGTGTTAGAGATAAAAAGTACCCAAATAGTAGACTTACAAAAGCAAGACCAGATGTTTATGTATTTCCAGAGTTAAATGCTGGTAATATTGGTTATAAAATTGCTCAAAGAATGGCTGGATTTGAAGCTGCAGGTCCATTTATTTTAGGTTTAAATAAACCTGTAAATGACTTGTCAAGAGGAGCAACTTTAGAAGATATTTACAACACTTCAGTTGTAACTATTTATCAAGCAATTCAGAAGGGAACAAAGTAA
- a CDS encoding M13 family metallopeptidase — MSSKARAQDDFYLHINGGWIENAQLPKGYATWGSFEMLHKKSVTDVENLINELVNSSNRNADQDKIVAVFKNYLNFEQRNAQGINPILPIISDINNLKDKKNFTDFMIDMNKKYGLSFFYSKDVDSDFKDSNLRALGISPMGLGMRDRDFYEENHPRHAEIKKAYSEFIKNITHHVKNEIIFRSKNLFELVYNFELELSKIMLKNEEKRNPSTIYNVVTIDQLNEYNPFFGWAKYLEQTGYSKAKKIILTEPKYLQKLNELLDNMDLEDLKDILKLEILCGFARLLSFDLEKISFDYSAAFSGVKEMRQETERAVGIASSLVGELIGKEYVKKHFSEEAKKDVLSIVNGLIEAYKVRLKDLEWMSESTKIKAIEKVDSFTVKIGYPDKWEDFSKVELKDFDNGGSLYQNFLNARLHFREKELNEINLPVDKSKWYMYPQTVNAYYNPTSNEICFPAAILQLPFYSIDQSKAKNCGGIGAVIGHEISHGFDDQGSQFDKNGNFENWWTKEDYEKYNKRTEKLVKQYDEYEINGTHVNGKLTLGENIGDLGGVNAALDVCLKQNPEDIKGFFENYALVWSRIITPEERNTRLFTDPHSPEQFRCNGILVNIDKFHELYETKPGDKMYKAPEDRIKIW; from the coding sequence GTGAGTTCAAAAGCAAGAGCACAAGATGATTTTTATTTACACATTAATGGTGGGTGAATAGAAAATGCACAATTACCAAAAGGTTATGCAACTTGAGGTAGTTTTGAAATGTTACACAAAAAATCTGTAACAGATGTAGAAAATTTAATAAATGAATTAGTTAATAGTAGTAATAGAAATGCTGATCAAGATAAAATTGTAGCAGTTTTTAAAAACTACTTAAACTTTGAGCAAAGAAATGCACAAGGTATTAACCCTATCTTACCAATTATAAGTGATATCAATAATTTAAAGGACAAAAAAAACTTTACTGACTTTATGATTGATATGAACAAAAAATATGGTTTGTCATTTTTTTATAGCAAAGATGTAGATTCTGATTTTAAAGATAGCAACCTTAGAGCATTAGGTATTTCTCCGATGGGTCTTGGTATGAGGGACCGTGATTTTTATGAAGAAAATCACCCTAGACATGCTGAAATAAAAAAAGCATATAGTGAGTTTATTAAAAATATAACTCATCATGTAAAAAATGAAATTATTTTTAGATCAAAAAATTTATTTGAGTTAGTTTATAATTTCGAATTAGAATTAAGTAAAATTATGCTTAAAAATGAAGAAAAAAGAAATCCTTCAACAATTTATAATGTTGTTACAATTGACCAATTAAATGAATATAATCCATTTTTTGGTTGAGCAAAGTATTTAGAACAGACTGGATATTCAAAAGCTAAAAAAATTATATTGACAGAACCTAAGTACTTGCAAAAATTAAATGAATTATTAGACAACATGGATTTAGAAGATTTAAAAGATATTTTAAAATTAGAAATTTTATGTGGATTTGCAAGACTACTAAGCTTTGATTTAGAAAAAATCTCTTTTGATTATAGTGCTGCATTTAGTGGTGTTAAAGAAATGAGACAAGAAACCGAAAGAGCTGTAGGTATTGCAAGTTCATTAGTTGGAGAACTAATTGGTAAAGAATATGTTAAAAAACATTTTTCAGAAGAAGCCAAAAAAGATGTTTTATCAATAGTGAATGGTTTAATTGAAGCATATAAAGTTAGATTAAAAGATTTAGAATGAATGAGTGAATCAACAAAAATAAAAGCAATTGAAAAAGTGGACTCTTTTACAGTTAAAATAGGTTATCCCGACAAATGAGAAGACTTTAGTAAAGTTGAACTTAAAGATTTTGATAATGGTGGATCACTATACCAAAACTTCTTAAATGCACGTCTTCATTTTAGAGAAAAAGAACTGAATGAAATTAATTTACCAGTTGATAAATCTAAATGATATATGTATCCTCAAACAGTTAATGCTTATTATAATCCTACTTCTAATGAGATATGTTTCCCAGCTGCAATATTGCAGTTGCCATTTTATAGCATCGATCAATCTAAAGCTAAAAATTGTGGAGGAATTGGTGCAGTAATTGGCCATGAAATAAGCCATGGTTTTGACGATCAAGGAAGCCAATTTGATAAAAATGGGAACTTTGAAAATTGATGAACTAAAGAAGATTATGAAAAATATAATAAAAGAACTGAAAAATTAGTTAAACAATACGATGAATATGAAATAAATGGTACACATGTTAATGGAAAATTAACATTAGGTGAAAATATTGGAGACTTAGGTGGAGTAAATGCTGCATTAGATGTTTGTTTAAAACAAAATCCGGAGGACATCAAGGGTTTTTTTGAAAACTATGCCTTAGTTTGAAGCAGAATAATTACACCAGAAGAAAGAAATACTCGTTTATTTACAGACCCTCACTCACCTGAACAATTCAGATGTAATGGAATATTAGTAAATATCGATAAATTTCACGAACTTTATGAAACAAAACCTGGTGACAAAATGTATAAAGCACCAGAAGATAGAATTAAAATTTGATAA